A portion of the Cervus canadensis isolate Bull #8, Minnesota chromosome 26, ASM1932006v1, whole genome shotgun sequence genome contains these proteins:
- the NKX1-1 gene encoding NK1 transcription factor-related protein 1 — protein MSASGPAAPGDGPALPPPPPPAPGPGPAPPAPAAARDAMDGRAELPAFPRAGAPPLAASDTVPAAPEGAGAARPGPPPRPTSFSVLDILDPNKFNSRRRRCVLLGPVAPAACAPCVPAPAAPGRPPRSEELERRALVAAGAGAGTGAEPPHAGDPCKADEAEANGYSSGGGRSPSADSGDEAPDDDDDEDEAARGAEARGGGSGGGLGARGSGCQGEAEAPSGAVDEAAAPGPRGTSPGAPGPQGAAAAAAPGGAGTASQGAAAAAAKPKRKRTGSDSKSGKPRRARTAFTYEQLVALENKFKATRYLSVCERLNLALSLSLTETQVKIWFQNRRTKWKKQNPGADTSAPTGGGGGAGPGAGPGAGLPGGLSPLSPSPPMGAPLAMHGPAGYPAHGPGGLVCAAQLPFLSSPAVLSPFVLGSQTYGAPAFYAPHL, from the exons ATGAGCGCGAGCGGCCCGGCAGCTCCCGGGGACGGCCCcgcgctgccgccgccgccgccgcccgcgccagGCCCAGGGCCCGCACCGCCCGCGCCCGCCGCAGCCCGGGACGCCATGGACGGGCGCGCGGAACTGCCTGCCTTCCCGCGAGCCGGAGCCCCGCCGCTAGCCGCCAGCGACACGGTGCCCGCGGCGCCCGAGGGGGCTGgcgcggcccggcccggcccgccgcCGCGCCCCACCTCCTTCTCGGTGCTGGACATACTGGACCCCAACAAGTTCAACAGCAGAAGACGCCGCTGTGTGCTGCTGGGCCCCGTGGCGCCCGCTGCCTGCGCCCCGTGCGTCCCGGCCCCCGCCGCCCCGGGACGCCCGCCGCGCTCGGAGGAGCTGGAGCGCCGCGCCCTCGTCGCCGCCGGAGCTGGAGCCGGGACCGGAGCTGAGCCGCCGC ACGCCGGCGACCCCTGCAAGGCGGACGAGGCGGAGGCCAACGGCTACAGCAGTGGTGGCGGCCGCAGCCCGAGCGCGGACAGCGGTGACGAGGCGCCCGACGACGACGACGACGAGGACGAGGCGGCCCGCGGCGCGGAGGCGCGGggaggcggcagcggcggcggcctCGGGGCCCGCGGGTCGGGCTGCCAGGGAGAAGCCGAGGCACCCTCAGGCGCCGTCGACGAGGCCGCGGCCCCGGGTCCCCGCGGGACCTCGCCCGGAGCCCCGGGCCCGCAGGGAGCCGCCGCGGCGGCGGCGCCTGGGGGCGCAGGGACGGCCTCGCAgggtgcggcggcggcggccgcgaaGCCCAAGCGGAAGCGCACGGGCTCCGACTCAAAGTCCGGGAAGCCGCGGCGCGCGCGCACCGCCTTCACCTACGAGCAGCTCGTGGCGCTGGAGAACAAGTTCAAGGCGACGCGCTACCTGTCGGTGTGCGAGCGTCTCAACCTGGCGCTGTCGCTGAGCCTCACCGAGACGCAGGTGAAGATCTGGTTCCAGAACCGCCGTACCAAGTGGAAGAAGCAGAACCCGGGCGCCGACACCAGCGCGCCGaccggcggcggcgggggcgcggGCCCGGGCGCGGGGCCAGGCGCAGGGCTGCCCGGCGGCCTCAGCCCGCTCAGCCCGTCGCCGCCCATGGGCGCGCCGCTCGCAATGCACGGCCCGGCGGGGTACCCGGCGCACGGCCCCGGCGGCCTGGTGTGCGCCGCGCAGCTGCCCTTCCTGTCGAGCCCGGCGGTGCTTTCGCCCTTCGTGCTGGGCTCGCAGACCTACGGCGCGCCAGCCTTCTACGCGCCGCACCTCTGA